From Micromonospora sp. NBC_01699, a single genomic window includes:
- a CDS encoding DUF3040 domain-containing protein, translating into MLSKEDQRRFDEITRQLRISDPDFVARLSDRVQHRRGRLLLLLTVVLWSAVPAVVVIGGWLAAVIAPVVLAAASVLAWRVRRLHH; encoded by the coding sequence ATGCTCAGCAAAGAGGATCAGCGTCGGTTCGACGAGATCACCCGCCAGCTGAGAATCAGCGACCCGGACTTCGTCGCCCGGCTCAGTGATCGTGTTCAGCACCGCCGGGGCAGGCTTCTGCTCCTGTTGACCGTCGTACTCTGGAGCGCCGTACCGGCCGTGGTGGTCATCGGCGGCTGGCTGGCGGCGGTGATAGCGCCGGTCGTGCTCGCCGCCGCCAGTGTGCTGGCCTGGCGGGTTCGCCGGTTGCACCATTGA
- a CDS encoding SWIM zinc finger family protein, with protein MSEQGGGSGRFADYGRPRKVDGGLRARTARGSIGASWWSRQFVDVLESFALGTRLTRGRAYARAGQVLSLEVTPGLVTAAVQGSRPKPYRVTVGLHPYAGAVWGRIETVLAGQALFSAQLLAGDLPPELERVFAEADAPLFPAAIGDLAMRCNCPDFAVPCKHLAATFYLLAEAFDADPFQLLHWRGRTREELLDRLRELRAGLPGTADRTADEAPEAYPVAAPAEPLPGLGSPAGAVPVAGAGLALADLPDVPLAAVVDRYWQQPVPLPDPVPILATEPDLLLRQLGAPGAPIGGPGLVERLRRAYDRFGRPQR; from the coding sequence GTGAGCGAGCAGGGCGGCGGATCCGGACGGTTCGCCGACTACGGGCGCCCCCGCAAGGTCGACGGCGGGCTGCGCGCGCGTACGGCCCGGGGGTCGATCGGCGCGTCCTGGTGGTCCCGCCAGTTCGTCGACGTACTGGAGTCGTTCGCGCTCGGGACCCGGCTCACCCGTGGCCGGGCGTACGCCCGCGCGGGTCAGGTGCTGTCGCTGGAGGTGACGCCGGGGCTGGTGACGGCGGCGGTGCAGGGCTCCCGGCCGAAGCCGTACCGGGTGACGGTCGGTCTGCACCCGTACGCCGGGGCGGTCTGGGGCCGGATCGAGACGGTGCTCGCCGGTCAGGCGCTGTTCAGCGCCCAACTGCTGGCCGGGGATCTGCCGCCGGAGCTGGAACGGGTGTTCGCCGAGGCGGACGCCCCGCTCTTCCCGGCCGCCATCGGCGACCTGGCGATGCGCTGCAACTGTCCGGATTTCGCCGTGCCGTGCAAGCACCTCGCGGCCACGTTCTACCTGCTCGCCGAGGCGTTCGACGCGGACCCGTTCCAACTGCTGCACTGGCGCGGCAGGACCCGTGAGGAACTGCTCGACCGGCTGCGGGAACTGCGCGCCGGACTGCCGGGCACCGCCGACCGGACGGCCGACGAGGCGCCGGAGGCGTACCCGGTCGCTGCGCCGGCCGAGCCGCTGCCCGGTCTCGGGTCACCGGCCGGTGCGGTGCCGGTGGCCGGTGCCGGGCTGGCCCTGGCCGACCTGCCCGACGTGCCGCTGGCCGCCGTGGTCGACCGCTACTGGCAGCAACCGGTGCCGCTGCCGGACCCGGTGCCGATCCTGGCCACCGAACCCGACCTGCTGCTGCGCCAGCTCGGCGCACCCGGTGCCCCGATCGGCGGCCCCGGCCTGGTCGAACGGCTCCGGCGGGCGTACGACCGGTTCGGCCGACCGCAACGCTGA